TATGAGACCCCGGTAGTGTTCCTTGAGTGGAGAATACCAACAACTGATCGGGGGTTAGCCCAAGAAGTTCTTTTTCGATTACTGATAAGTTTTCCTCGGGGAATTCTTTAATCAACTGCTCAATAAAAAAGCCTCTAGCATCTTCAGATTGCACCGCATCTAAAAACAGATCTATGATTTCGAGCACTTGACCATCACGAGGCATTGCAGCTTTAAATACCTTCAACATATCGAGGTGCTCGCCACGGGCATCTTCTTCAAAGATGATGTCATCAAACAGAAGTTCATCTTTTAATTCAGGATTCACTAAAGACACTTCATGACCTGGAGTGTGAACAATTACTCCGTTAAGGTGTCCAATTTCAGAGGAAACGTTGATTTTCATAGCTGTGTTCTATTTCAAATTTTGAAGGCTAAATATACTAGTATACACTTCCATAAATAAAATGTATTTCAGAAAACCTATGGCTATTTTGAAGCCAAGGTAGTAATAATAGACTATGATTAAGAAAAAAGAGATAGAATCGCTTCTTTACCTTATGGACGACCCCGATCCATTTGTACAAGAGAGTGTACAGCAACGGTTTGTAGAATTAGGTGAGTCGGCCGTGCCGTTATTAGATGAGTATCGCGTTGATCTTAAACAGCCCGCACAGAAAGAAAAAGTTTCCGATTTAATACACACACTAACTTTTGAGGGACTGCAAGCTGATTTTGTATTACAGCTTGAGCAGGGTATAAAAAACAGGAAAGATTTAGAAGATATACTCTTTATTTTAGCGCGATTCGGCAACCCAACGTTAAGAACTGCTTCCTATAAAGAGCGACTTGATCACTTTGCAGAAATGGTTGCACCAAGTATTCGCTATAAGCTTGATGAACGAAAAAAAGCGAAGCAGTTATTTAAATTCGTATTCGAAGATCTCAACTTTAGAGGTGATACCGAGACCTACCACAACCCGGCAAATTGCTTTTTAGACCAAGTGATTGAGCGTAGAGTAGGGCTTCCAATTTCATTGAGCCAAATTGCTATGTTTATAGCTCGTAGACTCGATTTGCCCGTTTTTGGTGTGAATATGCCCATCCATTTTATGCTTACGTTTATCGGCGATAAAGAGGAGTTCCTAGTAGACCCTTATGATAAAGGAGCGGTTGTTAGCTACGATCAGTGCTATTTCTTTTTGAAGAAGAATAACATTGAACCACGTCCTGATTTCTTTCAAATGGCCTCTGATATGGACATACTCATCCGAACCATTCGAAACTTAATACATAGCTATGAACGCCAAGAGCAGTTGCATAAAGTAGAAGACTTGAAAGCGTTACTGTCTACGGCTGAATTGTTTGAGTAGTCCTTGATGTCTTCTGTTTAACATTGCCCGTTCGTGTGAGCACAAGAAGTCTAGCGGAGTTTAATAACGCAACTATTTAACTTATATACCCAACCAAACATAAAAGCTGTCATCCTGAGTAGGAAAGGCTGTGATGAGGCTGAAGGGTGCTAACACGAAGGATCTCAAGTGAACGCACTACCCAAAGCTAGTTCAGGGTTTGAGCCCCTTCGCACCTCGTTCCCAACGTCCTCGTTAGGAATGCCTTCTAGAAGCTCCTGCTTCACTAATAGCGAGGCAATTTCATTCATTTACCCAAACACCAATCAACGCCGTCTCCTGTGCAGCGATCCGCCAGCTGGCGGACAGGATCCTAAGTTGGCTATGATTACTCTCTCAAACGTTTCCCTTCCCCTTTTGTATGGACAAAAGGGGAGCAAAAGCCACCGGCAGGAATTGATTCGGGCCTTCTTTAGCCGCGCCAGGCACAACATGCAATTCCTCTTCCGACAGTAGTCGGAATCGGCGCATGTTCTGCTTCTCTGCCGCTGTGCAAAATGAAGGCTATGCCTGCTCAATTCCAACGCCGGAGATTGTTGGAGATGTTTAGATATTTCAGTGCGTTAAAAGAAATCTTTAGATATCTCCCTTCGGTCGATATGACAAAAAATAGAAACCACCTTTTTGTCACTTCGAGTGAATACGAGAAGTCTAAAGATCGTTAACAATGCACTTATTTATCTATCTCAGGTTTTACGAATCTATATTTTATCAACCAGTTAGTGCTCTCGTTTTCAATATCAGACTCAATACTGTAGAGATAATCATCATTGGATTCTATTCCATATAGAAGAGGATAATATTTTAACTCATAACTGTTTTCATAAACTCCATTTTCCCTATGGTATGAATCCACATATTTATAACCTTTCTGCCCATTAGGATCTACGGCATTAAGTACACTTTTATTAGTAAGAGTTAGGCTTACACTACTATATAAAGCTCCATCAGTGTATCCAGCACTAATGAAATCACCATCCATATTTCTAGCATAATTTATTGAGCTGTCATACCCATCAATTACTTCTTCCGAATAAATTTGTCGTTCTTGGTCAATGGAATATTTTTTAATGATTGGCTCTGAAGTCCCTGCGAAATAAACCTCATTTCCACTCACATAGATATCACCAGAATACATTAAATAATGCAGCTCATCCTCAGTGGGTATAAATGATTTTGATACGTTTCCTTCTGCGTCAAATACATGGAAAACATGCGAGCTTAGCTGCATAGTAAAGGTAAGAATGGCGTCTTCGTTTATAACCTGAATTCGATTTGCAAGTAAATTTGGTGTTTGAAATTCGTTGATAAACACACCTGTAGTATCATAAATTAAGACCTTAGTTTGCCGAATGTCAGATATATAAATTTTATCTTCATATACATCATAATCGGTAATTTCTAAAACCTCTCCTGGGCCACGACCTTCCCTGAAAGAAATGAAGCTATGATCTTCAAAGCTCTCCTTGTTTACTACTAATAGATCAAAATTATTCCCATTTCTTATAAACAGATGCTCGTTGTTTTCTTCAAGCTTTAGGGCATAGAAGATTTCTAGTTCCGTTAAATTCAATTCTTCTACTACTTCAAGACTATCAAATGTGCGGGCCTCATTAACATTCACTGTACCGCTGGCAATAAATGATTCAGTTTTCGAATCAGTATCACACGAGTAAATTATTAGTAAAGCGAACACCCATAAATAGTTTTTCTGCCGAATCATTCCAATCCTTTATTAAGACTAAATCACTTATTTGTATTGATATACGCCAAGAATAAACTAAACAATTGAATATTTAAAGACTTAGCGTTCTATTAATTGAAATAAATGATCTGAGCAAGCAATCAAATAGCTCAAAAAGTTCTAGCTCCATCCTTCAAAAATTCTAGCTGATTTCCCTCTTTCTTATATATAAATCTTTACTCATTTTAGCTCCTAAACTATTTAGGGTTATTAATCAGTCTACAATCAACCTACATGTTCGAACAAGCTTTTAAGAATATTGACGACGCACTTTGGAAAGATTCCGGATGCGATAGTGAACTGGATTACATTGGGCAGTCTTCGTGGCTACTCTTTTTGAAGTACTTAAATGATCTAGAGCTTGTGAAAGCCGATGAGGCCGCACTTCAAGGCAAGGAGTATGCATTTATCTTAGCTGAAAAATACCGTTGGACTTCCTGGGCAGCCCCAAAAAATGAACAAGGAGAAATAGATTATAACAAAGCTCAGACGGGCGAAGACTTGGTGGACTTTGTAGATCAAAAACTGTTCCCCTACCTAAGGGAGTTCAAACAAGGACATATTGAAAACCCCCAAAGTATTGAATACAAAATTGGGGAGATCTTCTCGGAGCTCAAGAACAAAATTCAGAGTGGCTACATCATGCGTGATGTAATCAATCATGTGGATGAACTCCCCTTTCTTGCAGCGGAGGATAAGCACGAACTCAGTGAGCTGTACGAGACCAAGATCAAAAATATGGGGAATGCCGGCAGGAACGGTGGACAGTACTACACTCCCCGGCCATTAATCCGTGCTATGATTGAAGTAGTAGATCCGAAAATCGGGGAAACCGTGTATGATGGCGCAGTTGGCTCGGCGGGTTTCTTATGCGAAGCGTATGAGTATATGTACGAACGCATGGATAAAACTACCGAGAACCTAAAGACTTTACAGGAGCAGACTTTTTACGGCAAGGAAAAGAAAAACTTGGCCTATATCATTGGAATCATGAATATGATACTGCATGGTATTGAGGCTCCGAATATCATTCACACCAATACGCTAGCGGAGGACATCCGTTCGATACAGGAGAAAGACCGATACAACGTGATTCTTGCCAATCCTCCCTTTGGCGGGAAAGAACGGAAAGAGGTGCAGGAGAACTTTGATATTAAAACCAGCGAAACTGCATTTCTGTTTCTACAACACTTCATTAAGTCGCTGAAAGCCGGTGGGCGAGCTGCCATTGTGATTAAGAACACCTTCCTCAGTAATACCGACAACGCCTCCATTAGTTTGCGGCAGTATTTACTAGAGAAATGTAACCTGCATACCGTCTTAGATATGCCCGGTGGCACCTTCTTAGGCGCGGGTGTGAAAACCGTTGTGCTGTTCTTTGATAAAGGAGAGCCGACGAAGAATATCTGGTATTACCAGTTTAGCCCTGAGCGGAATTTAGGGAAGACCAACCCTTTGAATGATGAAGACTTGAAAGAGTTTAAAGAACTCATAGGAGACAAACCTGAGACCGAACACAGTTGGAACCTGAAGGTAGCGGATATCCCTGAAGACACCTGCGACCTGAGTGCCAAGAACCCCAATACCCCGGAAGAAGCTCCGCTCCGAAGTCCAGAGGAGATTCTTACCGAAATGGAAGCACTGGACGAAGAAACTCAATCTCTCATGCAATCGATTCGGGAGTTGATATGAGGGAAGATTGGGATTACAGAAAGATAGGTGACTTTCTCAAAACTGGAGCAGGTGGAACTCCATTAAAAAGACACAAAGAATTTTACGAAGGAGGGAATATTCCTTGGTTACTTAGTGGTGAAGTTGGCAAAAAAGAAATTATTTGTGCCGAGAATTATATTACAGAGGAAGGACTAAATAATTCTTCTGCTAAACTATTCCCAAAGAATACTGTATTGGTTGCAATGTATGGTGCGACAGCAGGTGAAACTGGGATTTTAAGATTTGAGGCCACAACTAATCAAGCAGTTTGTGGTATTCTACCAAATACAAAGATCATCTCAGAGTTTCTGTATTTCTGTTTGCTGTCTAAGAAAGACGAGTTAATTGCTCAAGCGACTGGTAATGCTCAACCGAATATTTCACAAATAAAAATTAAAAATACAGAAATCCCCATCCCTCCACTCCCCGAGCAACAGCGCATTGTTGAAATTCTGGATGAAGCCTTTGAAGCCATCGATCAGGCAAAAGCCAACGTTGAACGCAACATCCAAAATGCGGAAGAGCTGTTCCAGAGTAAGCTGAATGAGGTGTTTTCCCAAAGAGGTGAGGGGTGGGAGGAGACAACACTTGGAAAAATGTGCAGTGTATTAAATGGTTATGCTTTTAAAAGCAAAGAAGCCATAGATAGTTCTAATACTCAGTTATTACGAATGGGAAATCTTTATCAAAATAACTTAGATTTAGAGAGAAGACCTGTTTTTTATCCTGATTCATACGCAGAGGAGTATGAAAAATTCGTTTTGAGTGAAGGTGATTTAATTATGTCATTAACAGGTACTGTTGATAAAAGAGATTATGGATACACAGTAGAAATACCTGAAACAGATGTAACGCTTTTACTGAATCAACGAATAATGAAAATCATCATAGATAAGCCTGACCTGATCAATAAGAGCTTTTTGAAAGGTTATTTATTGTCCCCTTTCTTTTTGGATAAACTTTATGGAACGGCAAGTGGGACAAGACAAGCAAACTTGTCAAGCCAGAAGATCATGAAGCTTCCTTTTTACTATCCAACTGATATTGAAGCACAAAAAAAGATAGTGAGAGTTATTCAATCGCTAAAAGAGGTTACCAATAGTATAGTACTTAACAACAAAAAACGACTCAGTGATATAGAAGAGCTCAAAAAATCCATCCTCCAGGAAGCGTTTAGTGGAGCGTTAACGGGGGGTGAACCAGGATTTGCAGGATTACAGGATGCACAGGATGGAATGGTCACCAAAGCTGCTGAACCAGAGGTAGAATATAATGCAGAGGGGTGAACTAGGGTGTGCGGGATTAAAGGATGAACAGGATGAGATGGTCACCAAAGCCGCCGAGCCAGTGGTAGAATACAATGCAAATGGGTGAACTAGGATGCAAAGGATGTTGAGGATAGAAATAATCCTGAAAATCCTACCATCCTGTAAATCCTGATGCAAAGACCCTATAATTGAATATCAACCCCGTCAATCCTGATGCAAAGACCTGTAATTGAATATCAACCCCGTCAATCCCGATACAAAGACCCTATAATTGAACATCAACCCCGTTAATCCCGATGCAAGCACTCACTAATGAACCTCGACGACATCACATATAAAATAAACGGTTGTGCTATGGAGGTGCACAGCGAGCTTGGAAATGGATTTCAAGAAGTGGTGTATCAGCGGTGTTTGGCTATTGAGTTTGATAAAGCCGGCTTACAATTCGGGCGGGAAATTGAGTAGGATTTGTTCTATAAAGGCATTCAGGTTGGTACCCGACACGCCGACTTTATCGTTGAAAAAAAGGTTGTTGTAGAAATCAAAGCCGTGATTAATCTAGAAGATGTTCATTTAACCCAAGCAAAAAACTATGTAGTTGCATACAATCTCCCAATTGGTTTACTTATCAACTTTGGGGCTAAAAGCCTTCAATTCAATAAGATATTTAATTCAGCTCTCGGGAAAGCTAGAAAATAAATCAAGATTTGAATGGAGCTTTACGGAATTGCAGCATACTGAGTGAACTCATTTTGCACATTCTATCCCACTGTTAAATATGATGCGAAAATTAGTAATTAAGTAAATACGGTTGAACGAAGCGGAAACTATACAGGATTTGATTCTGCCGGCATTAAATGCCGCTGGTTGGGGTAAAGAAGGTTGCAGAAAACGTAGAGAGTTTCCGATTACTAAAGGCCGCCTCATTGGAGGAGGTCAACGCACTAAGCCTCTTAAAGCAGACTTCGTTCTAGAGTATAGAAATCGTCGCATAGCCGTTGTAGAAGCGAAAGCCCGAAATAAGTATTACACCGACGGAGTAGGGCAAGCCAAAGAATACGCCGAACGCCTAAATATCCGATTTACCTATTCTACCAATGGTCAACGGATCTACGAAGTAGATATGGACACCGGAGAAGAGAGGGAGATAGATGCCTTCCCAAGTCCCCAAGAGTTGTGGGAACGATTATACCCTACCATTTTGGAATATGGCGCACCACCTGAAGAGCAGATAGATTGGAAACAACGCTTTCAAGACGTGCCTACAGAATTATTTAAAGGCCAATACTCCCCCTACTATTATCAGGAGAATGCAATTGTTAAAGTCTTAGACGCCATTGCTGAAGGTAAAGACCGACTCCTGCTCACCATGGCTACCGGAACTGGTAAAACGGCCACCGCTTTTCACATATGCTGGAAGCTGTTTGAAGCCCGATGGAACCTTCAACGGGATGGCCAACGCAGGCCACGTATTTTATTCCTCGCAGATCGGAATATCTTAGCAACACAAGCATATAATGCCTTCTCTGATTTCCCAGAAGATGCCATGAAACGAATTCGTCCTGACGAAATTAAAAAGAAAGGGCGGGTACCGAAGAATGCCAGTTTGTTCTTTACCATCTTTCAGACCTTCATGAGTGGCCCCAACGATTCTCCATATTTTGGCGATTATCCAAAGGACTTTTTCGATTTCATCATCATTGATGAGTGTCACCGTGGGGGAGCCAACGACGAAAGCAACTGGCGAGCCATCATGGAGCACTTCAGTCCTGCCGTTCAGCTGGGTCTAACTGCAACACCTAAAAGAGATGTGAATATTGATACTTATGAATATTTCGGGGAACCCTTATATACCTATTCTCTCAAGCAAGGAATCAACGACGGTTTCCTAACTCCGTTTCGGCTTAAGGAGATTCAAACCACAGGAGATACCTACCAATTTACCCCTGGCGACATTGTATTAGAAGGGGCTGTGGATGAGGAAAAAGAGTACACCCATGAAGAGCAGAATCGAATTATCGAGATCATGGATATTGAGAAGTACAGGGTTCAAAAACTTCTTGAACTCATCAATCAAAATCAGAAGACTATAGTATTTTGCGCTACTCAGATTCATGCAGCCGCCATTCGTGATTTGATCAATCAGCTCTCTGATAGCACCAATCCAAATTACTGCCACCGAGTCACTGCCGATGATGGCAAAAGAGGGGAACAACACCTTAAGCAGTTTCAAGATAACGAAAGTACCATTCCTGCCATTCTCACCACTTCAGAGAAACTTAGTACGGGAGTAGATGCCCCTGAATTGCGGAATATCGTACTCATGCGTAAAGTAAACTCCATGGTTGAGTTTAAGCAGATCGTAGGACGAGGTACTCGATTATTCGATGGAAAAGATTATTTCACCATCTACGATTTCTACCGTAGTGCTCATGGCAAGTTTAATGACCCCGATTGGGATGGAGAACCGGTAGCCCCTGAACCACTCCCGCTACCTTATCCACCCACACCATGCAACGAATGTGGTGAAATTCCATGTATTTGTGTGCACGAACCTAAAGAGTGTGAAAAATGTGGTAACACTCCCTGTGTTTGCGATACTCCTCCGCGGATGATGACTCGCATCAAGCTATCCGACGGGAAAGCCAGGGAACTCGATTCAATGGTAAAAACCTCTTTTTGGAGTCCTGATGGGAAGCCTATTGGGCATGAAGAATTCCTGAATCAGCTATTCGGCGACTTACCTTCACTATTCAAAAGTGAAGCCGAATTAAGGAAGATTTGGAGCCTACCAGAGACCCGACGTCGCTTACTGCAAGAACTTCAAGAAAAAGGGTATACCCTTGAACAATTAACCGATCTGAAGAAACTAGTTCGTGGCGAAGACAGTGACCTCTTTGACGTCCTTTCCTATGTAGCCTTTCACTCGAAGATTGTAAAGCGACTGGAACGAGCGAGCTACGCCAAACTGCACTTGGAAAACTACAACCAAAAGCAGCAAGATTTTATCAATTTTGTATTAGATCAATACATCAGAGACGGAGTAACCGAATTAGACGACTCAAAGCTTCCAGAGCACTTAGCGCTTAAATATCGAGCTTTAACCAACGCTAAACGAGAACTAGGCAATATTCCAGAGATCAGAAATGTCTTTATCAGCTTTCAAGAGTATTTATATGATGCGAAAGTGGGTTGATGTGATGTAAACCAATCATAAGAACCGGCTTTTCTAAGGATCACACCCCTATTGTTGTCACCAATTTCACCACCCCAAACAAAAAAACCCTTGCGAATCGATGACTCACAAGGGTTTTGGTGGGACCGGGCGGGTTTGAACCGCCGACACACGGATTTTCAGTCCGTTGCTCTACCAACTGAGCTACAGTCCCTTTCAGAAGGACGGCAAAGATAGAAGGTTTTTAGACCACAAACAATACAGAAATGAAATCAATTAATAATGAATGTCTTTAAGTCGCATTTGAAGCGTTCTACGGCCGTTCCAATGATTTTCTTCTATCACATAAGCTACGTCAAATGTTTTGCCACTTCGAACGTGAGGCAGATATTCATGCATGTTAAAACCGATGGCATCAAACACCCCTGAGTTTTCTTGGCGGAGCTTCATCTTCAGATGTCCATTACCCACTATGGTAGGTACTCCCACGGCTTTCACTTGCTTGCTCGAAAATACAGGACGCAGATTCCCAGGCCCAAAAGGTTCAAACTGATTCAGCAGCTTCCAGAACTTCATATCTACTTCTTCAAGGTGCAGGTTCGCATCAATCAGCAATTCGGGCTCAAAGGTGTTTTCCGATAAATCTAGATAGGCGATTTCGCTCATGCGTCGTTTAAACTCACTCAGCTTGCCCTCCTTTATCGTGAGGCCCGCTGCGAACTCATGTCCTCCAAACTGCTCTAGCAAATCCTCGCACTTCTTCATGGCGTTATAGATGTTAAAGCCTTTGATGCTTCGTCCAGAGCCTTTAATCACGCCTTCCACACTACTTAGCATAATCGCAGGGCGGTGGTATAGATCCACTAAACGCGAAGCCACAATGCCGATCACACCTAAGTGCCAATCTTCTTTGTACAGCACCATTATGGACGACTGATCTAAATCCATGTCCTCATCGATGATTGAAAGTGCTTCTTCCATCGTTTTCGAGTCGGTATCGCGCCGTTTCATATTCACTTGTTCCAGCTCATAAGCGCAGGCCTTGGCTTCGCCTGAAGTTTCCGCAATCATAAGCTTTACGGCGGTAGTAGCATCGCCCATACGTCCAGCAGCGTTGATACGTGGCCCTACCGAGAACACAATTTTGGTAGTGTTGATATCTTCTTTCGATACTTTGATGAGTTCAAGCAATGACTTCACCCCAATCCGCGGATTTTTGCGAATCATTTGAAGCCCTTCTTTCATCAAAATCCGATTTTCATCTACAATCGGCACTATATCAGAAGCAATTGAGATGGCTACTAAGTCCAAGAACTTGTAGGCAATGTTCTTCGGGAGCCCTAGCTTATCG
This DNA window, taken from Balneola vulgaris DSM 17893, encodes the following:
- a CDS encoding transglutaminase-like domain-containing protein, whose amino-acid sequence is MIKKKEIESLLYLMDDPDPFVQESVQQRFVELGESAVPLLDEYRVDLKQPAQKEKVSDLIHTLTFEGLQADFVLQLEQGIKNRKDLEDILFILARFGNPTLRTASYKERLDHFAEMVAPSIRYKLDERKKAKQLFKFVFEDLNFRGDTETYHNPANCFLDQVIERRVGLPISLSQIAMFIARRLDLPVFGVNMPIHFMLTFIGDKEEFLVDPYDKGAVVSYDQCYFFLKKNNIEPRPDFFQMASDMDILIRTIRNLIHSYERQEQLHKVEDLKALLSTAELFE
- a CDS encoding 6-bladed beta-propeller, which gives rise to MIRQKNYLWVFALLIIYSCDTDSKTESFIASGTVNVNEARTFDSLEVVEELNLTELEIFYALKLEENNEHLFIRNGNNFDLLVVNKESFEDHSFISFREGRGPGEVLEITDYDVYEDKIYISDIRQTKVLIYDTTGVFINEFQTPNLLANRIQVINEDAILTFTMQLSSHVFHVFDAEGNVSKSFIPTEDELHYLMYSGDIYVSGNEVYFAGTSEPIIKKYSIDQERQIYSEEVIDGYDSSINYARNMDGDFISAGYTDGALYSSVSLTLTNKSVLNAVDPNGQKGYKYVDSYHRENGVYENSYELKYYPLLYGIESNDDYLYSIESDIENESTNWLIKYRFVKPEIDK
- a CDS encoding N-6 DNA methylase, with amino-acid sequence MFEQAFKNIDDALWKDSGCDSELDYIGQSSWLLFLKYLNDLELVKADEAALQGKEYAFILAEKYRWTSWAAPKNEQGEIDYNKAQTGEDLVDFVDQKLFPYLREFKQGHIENPQSIEYKIGEIFSELKNKIQSGYIMRDVINHVDELPFLAAEDKHELSELYETKIKNMGNAGRNGGQYYTPRPLIRAMIEVVDPKIGETVYDGAVGSAGFLCEAYEYMYERMDKTTENLKTLQEQTFYGKEKKNLAYIIGIMNMILHGIEAPNIIHTNTLAEDIRSIQEKDRYNVILANPPFGGKERKEVQENFDIKTSETAFLFLQHFIKSLKAGGRAAIVIKNTFLSNTDNASISLRQYLLEKCNLHTVLDMPGGTFLGAGVKTVVLFFDKGEPTKNIWYYQFSPERNLGKTNPLNDEDLKEFKELIGDKPETEHSWNLKVADIPEDTCDLSAKNPNTPEEAPLRSPEEILTEMEALDEETQSLMQSIRELI
- a CDS encoding restriction endonuclease subunit S, translated to MREDWDYRKIGDFLKTGAGGTPLKRHKEFYEGGNIPWLLSGEVGKKEIICAENYITEEGLNNSSAKLFPKNTVLVAMYGATAGETGILRFEATTNQAVCGILPNTKIISEFLYFCLLSKKDELIAQATGNAQPNISQIKIKNTEIPIPPLPEQQRIVEILDEAFEAIDQAKANVERNIQNAEELFQSKLNEVFSQRGEGWEETTLGKMCSVLNGYAFKSKEAIDSSNTQLLRMGNLYQNNLDLERRPVFYPDSYAEEYEKFVLSEGDLIMSLTGTVDKRDYGYTVEIPETDVTLLLNQRIMKIIIDKPDLINKSFLKGYLLSPFFLDKLYGTASGTRQANLSSQKIMKLPFYYPTDIEAQKKIVRVIQSLKEVTNSIVLNNKKRLSDIEELKKSILQEAFSGALTGGEPGFAGLQDAQDGMVTKAAEPEVEYNAEG
- the hsdR gene encoding EcoAI/FtnUII family type I restriction enzme subunit R, with the protein product MNEAETIQDLILPALNAAGWGKEGCRKRREFPITKGRLIGGGQRTKPLKADFVLEYRNRRIAVVEAKARNKYYTDGVGQAKEYAERLNIRFTYSTNGQRIYEVDMDTGEEREIDAFPSPQELWERLYPTILEYGAPPEEQIDWKQRFQDVPTELFKGQYSPYYYQENAIVKVLDAIAEGKDRLLLTMATGTGKTATAFHICWKLFEARWNLQRDGQRRPRILFLADRNILATQAYNAFSDFPEDAMKRIRPDEIKKKGRVPKNASLFFTIFQTFMSGPNDSPYFGDYPKDFFDFIIIDECHRGGANDESNWRAIMEHFSPAVQLGLTATPKRDVNIDTYEYFGEPLYTYSLKQGINDGFLTPFRLKEIQTTGDTYQFTPGDIVLEGAVDEEKEYTHEEQNRIIEIMDIEKYRVQKLLELINQNQKTIVFCATQIHAAAIRDLINQLSDSTNPNYCHRVTADDGKRGEQHLKQFQDNESTIPAILTTSEKLSTGVDAPELRNIVLMRKVNSMVEFKQIVGRGTRLFDGKDYFTIYDFYRSAHGKFNDPDWDGEPVAPEPLPLPYPPTPCNECGEIPCICVHEPKECEKCGNTPCVCDTPPRMMTRIKLSDGKARELDSMVKTSFWSPDGKPIGHEEFLNQLFGDLPSLFKSEAELRKIWSLPETRRRLLQELQEKGYTLEQLTDLKKLVRGEDSDLFDVLSYVAFHSKIVKRLERASYAKLHLENYNQKQQDFINFVLDQYIRDGVTELDDSKLPEHLALKYRALTNAKRELGNIPEIRNVFISFQEYLYDAKVG
- the recJ gene encoding single-stranded-DNA-specific exonuclease RecJ, translated to MSFRWVFAQPDNDIPVSALQQKLGVPAKIAELLAIRGIESFDDAKLFFRPTIDRLHDPFLMKDMDAGAERLALAIRNNEKVLVYGDYDVDGTTATSCIYIFLKEFGVEVDFYIPHRFKEGYGINPEGIRYAEDIGAHLIVSVDCGITAINEAIEAKEKGIDLIICDHHTVGDEIPDALAVLDPKRPDCTYPFDGLSGAGVGFKLIQGTLDKLGLPKNIAYKFLDLVAISIASDIVPIVDENRILMKEGLQMIRKNPRIGVKSLLELIKVSKEDINTTKIVFSVGPRINAAGRMGDATTAVKLMIAETSGEAKACAYELEQVNMKRRDTDSKTMEEALSIIDEDMDLDQSSIMVLYKEDWHLGVIGIVASRLVDLYHRPAIMLSSVEGVIKGSGRSIKGFNIYNAMKKCEDLLEQFGGHEFAAGLTIKEGKLSEFKRRMSEIAYLDLSENTFEPELLIDANLHLEEVDMKFWKLLNQFEPFGPGNLRPVFSSKQVKAVGVPTIVGNGHLKMKLRQENSGVFDAIGFNMHEYLPHVRSGKTFDVAYVIEENHWNGRRTLQMRLKDIHY